The Sorangiineae bacterium MSr11367 genome window below encodes:
- a CDS encoding MerR family transcriptional regulator: MATVVCSGDFARMTFLSVKALRQYEEAGLLEPVAIDRALGYRKYAMAQVPMAQVIRRLCATGMPLDDVKAMLKAGDLPASLRQLLEGPSANAQIELRGLASKRVLAIRERVSADQVDLWRRAAFEELRAAFHHGRAHRAGADASLRASDLFEHDVGEVTAFVPIEGAADPEGRMVEIVLPASEVAVITHEGPLDTVDQSFAALGTYVNDHTMGMAGPILENYLVGPHDASDERAHRTEIGWPIFRS, encoded by the coding sequence ATGGCGACAGTGGTGTGCAGCGGCGATTTTGCGCGGATGACCTTTCTCAGTGTGAAGGCCCTTCGCCAGTACGAGGAGGCCGGCCTGCTCGAGCCCGTGGCCATCGATCGCGCGCTCGGCTATCGAAAATACGCCATGGCCCAGGTTCCCATGGCCCAGGTGATTCGCCGGCTGTGCGCCACGGGCATGCCCCTCGACGACGTCAAGGCCATGTTGAAGGCGGGAGATCTCCCCGCCTCGCTGCGCCAGTTGCTCGAGGGGCCCTCCGCGAACGCCCAAATCGAACTACGAGGCCTCGCCAGCAAGCGCGTATTGGCCATTCGTGAACGCGTCTCCGCCGACCAGGTCGACCTCTGGCGGCGTGCCGCATTCGAGGAGCTACGGGCCGCATTTCACCATGGCCGTGCGCACCGGGCCGGGGCCGACGCCTCCCTTCGTGCGAGCGATCTGTTCGAGCACGACGTCGGCGAAGTCACCGCCTTCGTCCCCATCGAAGGCGCCGCCGACCCCGAAGGGCGCATGGTCGAAATCGTATTGCCCGCATCCGAGGTCGCGGTCATCACCCACGAGGGGCCACTCGACACCGTCGACCAATCCTTCGCGGCCTTGGGCACCTACGTGAACGACCACACCATGGGCATGGCCGGCCCAATCCTCGAGAATTATCTGGTCGGCCCGCACGATGCATCCGACGAACGCGCACACCGCACCGAAATCGGCTGGCCCATCTTCCGCTCCTAA
- a CDS encoding SRPBCC family protein yields the protein MSVVHSTFTIERQYKAAPARVFAAFVNPETKRRWFAEGEGWQVNEYTLDFRVGGVENARFTFVGSGEEGAPPAGTPMGNDTVYQDIVPNQRIVFAYTMTVGDKRISASLATVEIVSAGTGTKLTYTEQGAFFDGADSPRMREEGWGEILASLGREVDEA from the coding sequence ATGTCCGTCGTACACAGCACCTTCACCATCGAGCGTCAGTACAAAGCAGCCCCCGCGCGCGTGTTCGCCGCATTTGTGAATCCGGAGACCAAGCGGCGCTGGTTCGCCGAGGGCGAAGGGTGGCAGGTCAATGAGTACACGCTCGACTTTCGCGTCGGTGGCGTCGAAAATGCGCGCTTCACCTTCGTCGGCAGCGGCGAAGAAGGCGCGCCTCCGGCCGGTACACCCATGGGCAACGACACGGTGTACCAAGATATCGTGCCCAATCAGCGCATTGTCTTCGCGTACACGATGACGGTGGGCGACAAACGCATTTCCGCGTCCCTCGCCACCGTGGAAATCGTATCCGCCGGCACCGGCACGAAGCTCACCTACACCGAACAGGGAGCCTTTTTCGATGGCGCCGATAGCCCACGCATGCGGGAGGAAGGCTGGGGCGAGATCCTCGCGAGCCTGGGGCGCGAAGTCGACGAAGCGTAG
- a CDS encoding metalloregulator ArsR/SmtB family transcription factor has product MLKQQAVDRIFHALADPTRRALLERLSRSPASASDLVKRLDITLAAVVQHLQVLEESGIIRTEKVGRVRTCRLEPNGLRLAEQWIADRRTLWERRFDRLGDILDEEDLEPSTEKE; this is encoded by the coding sequence ATGCTTAAGCAACAGGCCGTCGACCGCATCTTTCACGCCCTGGCGGATCCTACCCGCCGCGCGTTGCTGGAGAGGTTGAGCCGTTCACCCGCCTCGGCGAGCGATCTGGTGAAGCGCCTGGACATCACCTTGGCCGCCGTCGTCCAGCACCTGCAGGTGCTCGAGGAAAGCGGCATCATCCGAACCGAAAAAGTGGGCCGCGTGCGCACGTGCCGGCTCGAACCGAACGGGCTCCGGCTCGCCGAACAATGGATTGCGGATCGCCGAACGCTCTGGGAGCGCCGCTTCGACCGCCTCGGCGACATCCTCGACGAGGAAGATCTCGAGCCCTCGACCGAAAAGGAATGA
- a CDS encoding NAD-dependent succinate-semialdehyde dehydrogenase, which yields MSERERAIIAAVSKQLFIGGAWRRAQRSFAVEDPSTGNTLCEVADASPEEGASAVDAAVRAQAHWATVAPRERGEILRRAFELLMARQEDLAWLMTLEMGKPLAESRGEIAYAAEFFRWFSEEAVRIDGGYAVAPNGRARVLVMRQPVGPALLITPWNFPMAMGARKIGPAVAAGCTMVVKPAPQTPLSMLALAGILQEAGLPDGVLNVVPTTRAGEMVEPMLHGGRVRKLSFTGSTAVGRRLLAQCADEVLRTSMELGGNAPFIVFDDADLDAAVEGAMLAKMRNIGEACTAANRVYVHARIASAFVERFAARMGALKLGRGIEPGVEVGPLIDARAREKVASLVADARERGARLLVGGGPVEGPGYFYRPTVLLDVSPHARMRHEEIFGPVAPVSTFETEDEVIASANDTEYGLVAYVYTRDLARAMRVCERLDVGMVGLNQGIVSSPASPFGGVKHSGLGREGGRVGIDEFLETKYVAIAAP from the coding sequence ATGTCCGAGCGCGAACGAGCGATCATCGCAGCGGTGTCCAAACAACTCTTCATCGGCGGAGCGTGGCGGCGGGCGCAGCGGTCTTTCGCCGTGGAGGACCCTTCGACGGGAAACACACTGTGCGAGGTTGCCGACGCTTCACCCGAGGAGGGCGCGAGCGCGGTGGATGCCGCCGTGCGGGCCCAAGCGCACTGGGCCACCGTCGCGCCGCGCGAGCGCGGGGAGATCTTGCGGCGCGCCTTCGAGCTTCTCATGGCCCGCCAGGAAGATCTGGCGTGGCTCATGACCCTGGAAATGGGCAAGCCGCTGGCCGAATCGCGCGGGGAGATCGCGTATGCCGCGGAGTTTTTCCGCTGGTTCTCCGAGGAGGCCGTGCGCATCGATGGCGGCTACGCGGTGGCGCCCAACGGCCGCGCGCGCGTTCTGGTGATGCGGCAACCGGTGGGGCCGGCGTTGCTCATCACGCCGTGGAATTTCCCCATGGCCATGGGCGCGCGCAAGATTGGCCCCGCCGTGGCGGCGGGTTGCACGATGGTGGTCAAACCTGCTCCGCAAACCCCGCTGTCGATGCTCGCCCTGGCGGGCATTCTGCAGGAGGCGGGTCTGCCCGACGGGGTTCTGAACGTCGTGCCCACGACGCGCGCCGGTGAAATGGTGGAGCCGATGTTGCACGGTGGTCGCGTGCGCAAGCTCTCCTTCACCGGCTCCACCGCGGTGGGGCGAAGGCTCTTGGCCCAGTGTGCCGACGAGGTCTTGCGCACCTCGATGGAGCTCGGAGGCAACGCGCCCTTCATCGTGTTCGACGACGCGGATCTCGACGCCGCGGTGGAGGGGGCCATGCTGGCGAAGATGCGCAACATCGGAGAAGCCTGCACCGCCGCCAATCGCGTGTACGTGCATGCGCGCATCGCTTCGGCGTTCGTGGAGAGGTTCGCGGCGCGCATGGGCGCTTTGAAGTTGGGTCGCGGGATCGAACCGGGTGTGGAGGTCGGTCCGCTCATCGACGCGCGGGCCCGGGAAAAGGTCGCTTCGCTCGTGGCCGATGCCCGGGAGCGGGGCGCGCGGCTCCTGGTCGGCGGCGGCCCCGTCGAAGGTCCAGGCTATTTCTACCGGCCCACGGTGTTGCTCGACGTCAGCCCCCACGCGCGCATGCGGCACGAAGAGATCTTCGGCCCCGTCGCACCCGTGAGCACGTTCGAAACCGAGGACGAGGTCATCGCCTCGGCGAACGACACCGAGTACGGACTCGTTGCCTACGTGTACACGCGCGATCTCGCCCGCGCGATGCGTGTGTGCGAGCGGCTCGACGTTGGCATGGTGGGGCTCAATCAAGGAATCGTCTCGAGCCCCGCGAGCCCCTTCGGCGGGGTGAAGCACTCGGGGCTCGGACGCGAAGGCGGGCGCGTCGGCATCGACGAATTCCTGGAAACGAAATACGTGGCCATCGCCGCGCCGTGA
- a CDS encoding aminotransferase class III-fold pyridoxal phosphate-dependent enzyme: MAHLSPLIRQATPVLAARGEGVYLYDEGGRAYLDFTAGIGVTSTGHCHPRVVEATRRQVATLIHGQFTTVKHKPLLTLVERLGEVLPPGLDSVFFANSGSEAVEAALRLARQATGRTNVVVFHGSFHGRTIGAASMTTSGTKFRAGFAPIMGGVTVAPFPYAYRYGWDEATAVRFALRELDYILATISAPRETAAFVIEPVLGEGGYVPAPKAFLEGLRERADAHGILLVVDEVQTGFGRTGKYWGHQHAAIRPDVIVTAKGIASGFPLSAMAASAELMSKAWPGSQGGTYGANAVACAAAIATLDVIRDENLVENSAVMGARLLEGARRIAAKHARIGDVRGLGLMVGSEFVLPDGNPDPAAAQRAQSFATERGLLLLLCGAWGQVVRMIPALVVDAKQVDEALAIWAESVRDALAQ, encoded by the coding sequence ATGGCACATCTGTCGCCCCTGATTCGCCAGGCCACGCCGGTTCTTGCCGCGCGGGGTGAAGGCGTCTACCTCTACGACGAGGGCGGTCGTGCATATTTGGACTTCACAGCCGGCATCGGCGTGACCAGCACGGGGCACTGCCATCCGCGTGTCGTCGAAGCCACGCGGCGCCAAGTGGCCACGCTGATCCACGGGCAATTCACCACGGTGAAGCACAAACCGTTGCTCACGCTCGTGGAGCGCCTCGGTGAGGTGTTGCCGCCCGGCCTCGATTCCGTGTTCTTCGCCAACTCGGGCAGCGAGGCCGTCGAGGCCGCGTTGCGCCTGGCCCGGCAGGCCACGGGGCGGACCAACGTCGTCGTGTTCCATGGCTCCTTTCACGGGCGCACGATCGGCGCGGCGTCGATGACCACATCGGGCACCAAGTTCCGCGCCGGCTTTGCGCCCATCATGGGCGGCGTCACCGTGGCGCCGTTTCCCTATGCGTACCGTTATGGCTGGGACGAGGCGACCGCGGTCCGTTTCGCATTGCGCGAGCTGGATTACATCTTGGCGACGATCAGTGCTCCGCGGGAGACGGCGGCGTTCGTCATCGAGCCGGTGCTGGGGGAGGGGGGCTACGTGCCCGCGCCCAAGGCCTTTCTCGAGGGGCTGCGCGAGCGCGCCGATGCACACGGCATCCTGTTGGTCGTCGACGAAGTGCAGACCGGTTTTGGCCGCACGGGCAAGTACTGGGGCCACCAGCATGCCGCGATCCGCCCCGACGTGATCGTGACCGCCAAGGGGATCGCCAGCGGCTTCCCGCTGTCGGCCATGGCCGCCTCCGCCGAGCTCATGTCCAAGGCGTGGCCCGGCTCACAGGGTGGCACCTACGGCGCCAACGCCGTCGCGTGCGCCGCCGCCATTGCCACGCTCGACGTCATCCGCGACGAGAACCTGGTGGAGAACTCCGCGGTCATGGGCGCCCGGCTGCTCGAGGGGGCGCGGAGGATCGCCGCCAAGCATGCGCGCATCGGCGACGTGCGCGGGCTAGGGCTCATGGTGGGAAGTGAATTCGTGCTTCCCGACGGCAATCCCGATCCGGCGGCGGCCCAGCGCGCGCAGTCGTTTGCCACCGAGCGCGGGCTCTTGCTGCTGCTCTGCGGCGCATGGGGACAAGTCGTTCGCATGATCCCTGCGCTCGTCGTCGATGCGAAGCAGGTGGACGAGGCCCTGGCCATCTGGGCCGAGTCGGTGCGCGACGCCTTGGCGCAGTGA
- a CDS encoding GntR family transcriptional regulator, giving the protein MSQREQHDKPATRVLVPQVFESTPSIVASKLREAIVLGELAPGAQLVEMQLAAQLGVSRGPLREAMQRLVQEGLLRSERNRGLFVVELDDDDVRDLYVVRKAIDQAAASLILSKDAAAAVKRLKPILAEMNDAAKRGDRMALSTADMQFHEAFVEASGSPRLIRMARTFLTETRLCITTLGQTYGSLTRVATEHAAILRALKDGDETKLMSAIQAHMDDALDRLVGGR; this is encoded by the coding sequence ATGAGCCAGCGCGAGCAGCACGACAAACCCGCAACCCGCGTGCTCGTGCCGCAGGTGTTCGAATCGACCCCGAGCATCGTGGCCTCGAAACTGCGCGAGGCCATCGTGCTCGGCGAGCTGGCGCCCGGCGCGCAGCTCGTGGAAATGCAGCTCGCGGCCCAACTCGGGGTGAGCCGCGGACCGCTGCGCGAAGCCATGCAGCGGCTCGTTCAGGAGGGGCTCCTGCGCAGCGAACGAAACCGCGGCCTCTTCGTGGTGGAGCTCGACGACGATGACGTGCGCGATCTCTACGTGGTGCGGAAGGCCATCGATCAAGCCGCGGCGTCGCTCATCCTATCGAAGGACGCGGCCGCCGCGGTGAAGCGCCTCAAGCCCATCCTCGCCGAAATGAACGACGCGGCGAAACGCGGCGATCGCATGGCCCTCAGCACGGCGGACATGCAATTTCACGAGGCGTTCGTCGAGGCCTCGGGCAGCCCGCGCCTGATTCGCATGGCGCGGACCTTTCTCACCGAGACGCGGCTGTGCATCACCACCCTGGGGCAGACCTACGGCTCGCTCACCCGCGTAGCCACGGAGCATGCCGCGATTTTGCGCGCCCTCAAGGATGGGGACGAGACCAAATTGATGAGCGCCATCCAAGCCCATATGGATGACGCTCTCGATCGACTCGTCGGGGGGCGCTGA
- a CDS encoding MFS transporter, which translates to MDNRDREILRRAIAASAMGNATEWYDYGIYAFVAGTMGRVFFPSDDPVVSLLSAYGVFAVSFVVRPFGGMVFGPLGDRLGRQKILALTIIVMSACTFLIGLLPGYRTLGAAAPVLLIALRLVQGFSTGGEYGGAATFMAEYSPDDKRGFCGSFLEFGTLSGYIFGAAVVAATHFVLGDLAMESWGWRIPFLLAGPLGGVGLYLRSKLEDTPVFRELAESQPPTPHAASPFSALFGHWRPILVCMGMVIMLNGVDYTLLTYMPEYLKGPLHLSSNSALLVTIAAYVGMLGAVTFAGRLSDRVGRKPLWYASGGAILLLSVPAFLLMGRGWGFALVGFVALGLLFSLQLGTVSATFPALFPTSVRYSGFAISYNLATSLFGGTAPLIISYLIDKTGNDLMPAFYMMATCAIGLVAVGFSPETRGLSLRGTGNVRQAEITKREAA; encoded by the coding sequence ATGGACAATCGGGATCGCGAAATTTTGCGACGCGCCATTGCCGCCTCGGCGATGGGAAATGCCACCGAATGGTACGACTACGGAATTTACGCCTTCGTCGCCGGGACGATGGGGCGCGTCTTCTTTCCCTCGGACGATCCCGTCGTATCCCTGCTTTCCGCCTACGGCGTCTTCGCCGTGTCGTTCGTGGTCAGACCGTTCGGCGGCATGGTCTTCGGCCCGCTCGGCGACCGCCTCGGGCGGCAGAAGATCCTCGCGCTCACCATCATCGTCATGTCGGCGTGCACGTTTCTCATCGGCTTGCTTCCGGGGTACCGCACGCTCGGGGCGGCCGCGCCGGTGCTTCTCATCGCGCTCCGCCTCGTGCAAGGCTTCTCCACCGGCGGTGAATACGGCGGGGCGGCGACGTTCATGGCCGAATATTCGCCCGACGACAAGCGAGGCTTCTGCGGCAGCTTCCTCGAATTCGGTACGTTGTCGGGCTACATTTTCGGAGCCGCCGTGGTCGCCGCCACGCACTTCGTGCTCGGCGATCTGGCCATGGAATCGTGGGGCTGGCGCATTCCGTTCTTGCTCGCGGGGCCACTGGGCGGGGTCGGTCTCTACCTGCGGTCCAAACTGGAGGACACCCCCGTGTTCCGCGAACTCGCGGAGTCGCAACCGCCGACACCGCACGCGGCCTCGCCGTTCTCCGCGCTGTTCGGGCATTGGCGGCCCATCCTCGTTTGCATGGGCATGGTCATCATGCTGAACGGCGTCGATTACACCTTGCTCACGTACATGCCCGAGTACCTGAAAGGCCCGCTGCATCTGTCGTCGAACAGCGCGCTGCTCGTGACCATTGCGGCCTATGTCGGAATGCTCGGTGCCGTCACCTTCGCGGGAAGGCTTTCCGATCGGGTCGGGCGCAAGCCCTTATGGTACGCATCGGGCGGTGCCATTCTGCTCTTATCGGTGCCGGCGTTTCTGCTCATGGGCCGGGGGTGGGGCTTCGCCCTCGTGGGCTTCGTGGCCTTGGGGCTTCTCTTCTCCCTCCAGCTCGGCACGGTGTCGGCGACGTTCCCCGCGCTCTTCCCCACGAGTGTGCGCTATTCGGGGTTTGCCATCAGCTACAACCTCGCGACATCGCTCTTCGGTGGAACCGCGCCCTTGATCATCTCGTACCTGATCGACAAAACCGGTAACGACCTGATGCCCGCGTTCTATATGATGGCCACGTGCGCAATCGGCCTCGTGGCCGTGGGGTTCTCACCCGAAACCCGCGGCTTATCGCTCCGCGGGACGGGAAATGTCAGGCAGGCCGAGATCACGAAACGGGAGGCAGCATAA
- a CDS encoding DUF3830 family protein, protein MPRFMKITLEKRGVSCVARLLDEDAPRSCNAVWKALPLAGDAYHAKYARNEVYTMVPRFADDEPGIENPTVTPIPGDVVYFSFAAGMLDRRFKQEKGIENLPSLIDLAIFYGRNNLLLNGDVGWVVGNVYASIVENLDAMATACNDVWRSGSVGERLIYTRHEV, encoded by the coding sequence ATGCCCCGATTCATGAAGATCACACTGGAAAAGCGCGGTGTGTCCTGCGTGGCGCGCTTGCTCGACGAAGACGCTCCGCGCTCGTGCAACGCCGTGTGGAAGGCGTTGCCGCTCGCGGGTGACGCATACCACGCGAAATACGCGCGAAACGAAGTGTACACGATGGTGCCTCGTTTCGCCGACGACGAGCCAGGCATCGAGAATCCAACGGTCACCCCCATACCGGGCGACGTCGTCTATTTCTCCTTTGCCGCGGGAATGCTCGATCGCCGCTTCAAGCAGGAAAAAGGCATCGAGAACCTGCCCAGCCTCATCGATTTGGCCATTTTCTACGGCCGCAACAATCTGCTTTTGAACGGCGACGTCGGCTGGGTCGTCGGCAACGTGTACGCATCCATCGTCGAGAATCTCGATGCCATGGCCACCGCCTGCAACGACGTTTGGCGCTCGGGAAGCGTGGGCGAGCGGCTCATTTACACCCGGCACGAAGTCTAA
- a CDS encoding amidase, whose translation MHTDPVFLSARSLLDAYRSGALSPVEVVRAVLARIESENPRVNAFCLIAHEEALEAARASEARWCQGQPCGVLDGVPVSIKDILLTRGWPTLRGSFAVDASQPWNEDAPSVARLRAAGAIFVGKTTTPELGWKGVTDSPLTGITRNPWDASRTAGGSSGGSAAAVALGMAPLSLGTDGGGSVRIPAGFCGIFGLKPTYGRVPLYPTSPFGTLSHVGPMTRTVEDAALMMDLLSRADSRDPSALEPPHASFVESLALDPSRLRIAVSPRLGYVKNVHPDIEAAVLRAGEVFARLGAVVEQVDPGFRDPVEAFHTLWFAGAAKAVEALDPRRLDRLDPGLVEICEEGRRISAMQYLDAMAVRTALGQRMGRFHETYDVLLTPTLPIPAFEAGREAPEGAPSPRWTGWTPFTYPFNMTQQPAASIPCGRTSEGLPIGLQIVGARYADAKVLAVSRVYEQAAG comes from the coding sequence ATGCACACCGATCCGGTATTCCTCTCCGCGCGCTCTCTCTTGGATGCGTACCGCAGCGGGGCACTTTCGCCCGTGGAGGTGGTGCGCGCCGTGCTCGCGCGCATCGAGAGCGAGAACCCTCGGGTCAATGCCTTTTGCCTGATCGCCCACGAGGAAGCCCTCGAGGCCGCGCGGGCCTCCGAGGCGCGCTGGTGCCAGGGCCAGCCATGCGGCGTTTTGGACGGCGTACCCGTGTCCATCAAGGACATTCTACTCACGCGGGGCTGGCCGACGTTGCGAGGATCGTTCGCCGTGGATGCCAGCCAGCCGTGGAACGAAGATGCACCGAGCGTTGCGCGTTTGCGTGCGGCGGGCGCCATCTTCGTGGGCAAAACGACCACGCCGGAATTGGGCTGGAAAGGTGTAACCGATTCACCGCTCACCGGCATCACGCGCAATCCCTGGGATGCATCGCGCACCGCGGGAGGTTCGAGCGGCGGTAGCGCGGCGGCCGTGGCATTGGGCATGGCACCCCTTTCCTTGGGGACCGACGGCGGCGGATCGGTGCGTATTCCCGCGGGCTTCTGCGGCATCTTCGGCCTCAAGCCGACCTACGGGCGCGTTCCGCTGTATCCGACGAGCCCATTCGGCACGCTGTCGCACGTGGGGCCGATGACCCGCACCGTGGAGGACGCGGCGCTCATGATGGACCTGCTTTCGCGGGCCGACAGCCGCGATCCGTCGGCCTTGGAGCCGCCGCACGCCTCCTTCGTGGAAAGCCTCGCGCTGGACCCGTCGCGCCTGCGCATCGCCGTGAGTCCCCGCCTCGGGTACGTGAAGAACGTGCACCCGGACATCGAGGCCGCCGTCCTGCGCGCGGGGGAAGTCTTCGCGCGGCTGGGCGCGGTGGTCGAGCAGGTCGATCCGGGGTTCCGCGATCCCGTGGAGGCTTTTCATACTCTGTGGTTCGCGGGGGCGGCCAAAGCGGTCGAGGCGCTCGATCCGCGGCGCCTCGATCGTCTGGATCCGGGGCTCGTCGAGATCTGCGAGGAGGGCCGGCGCATCAGCGCGATGCAGTACCTCGATGCCATGGCCGTGCGCACGGCCTTGGGGCAACGCATGGGGCGCTTCCACGAGACGTACGACGTGCTGCTCACCCCGACCTTGCCCATTCCCGCCTTCGAGGCAGGACGCGAAGCCCCCGAGGGAGCTCCTTCGCCGCGGTGGACCGGATGGACTCCGTTCACGTACCCCTTCAACATGACGCAGCAACCGGCCGCGAGCATTCCTTGCGGTCGCACCTCCGAGGGGCTGCCCATTGGGCTTCAAATCGTGGGTGCGCGCTACGCCGATGCCAAGGTCCTCGCCGTGAGCCGCGTCTACGAGCAAGCTGCAGGGTAA
- a CDS encoding MarR family transcriptional regulator — protein sequence MTRARDPIAFIETFAGLWRLLMDVSDETYTDEKLWSTQVWFLRYIGQHPRISQADLARATDTAPTLTGRLLQTLLDRGLVLRKRSKEDRREYVLELAAEGQRTRRRVEKQRARFAARVVGVLDERDLQDFERIAKKLFDAFLPSNPSKED from the coding sequence ATGACGCGTGCACGTGATCCGATCGCGTTCATCGAGACCTTCGCCGGCCTCTGGCGACTGCTCATGGACGTTTCCGACGAGACGTACACCGACGAGAAGCTCTGGAGCACGCAGGTGTGGTTCCTGCGCTACATCGGCCAGCATCCCCGTATTTCGCAGGCCGATCTCGCGCGGGCGACCGATACGGCGCCGACGTTGACGGGGCGTCTCTTGCAGACGCTGCTCGATCGCGGGTTGGTGCTTCGTAAACGCAGCAAGGAAGATCGACGCGAGTACGTTCTCGAGCTCGCCGCCGAAGGGCAACGTACCCGCCGGCGCGTGGAAAAGCAGCGTGCGCGCTTCGCCGCGCGCGTGGTCGGGGTGCTCGACGAGCGAGATCTTCAGGATTTCGAGCGGATCGCAAAGAA